The following proteins are encoded in a genomic region of Candidatus Paracaedibacteraceae bacterium:
- a CDS encoding DotU family type IV/VI secretion system protein, translated as MAIDASAATSTFLMQYFQEFYRELLIQKEIALRTLEDGIAFTPPPEVHTETQSDNIVEQDQAEHDEAQGQETVEITTITDTIQHKFRSMFERFSLEAQNQVGEFAVSHFQDALYAMVALLDETFLSFSWVGKTRWENNLIEKQFFHTQIAGELVFRKIDDLLENNDPMRNDVANIYMMILSLGFKGRYRDLGEDQQIDWYRHELYKMINRHAPLLFTTGREYLVPECYDHIISIPAGKGIPDVRNWVTAFAAILFVFITVSSFLWFKLVRDMDDALGQILTQAQKLGLS; from the coding sequence ATGGCCATTGATGCTTCTGCTGCTACATCGACATTCCTAATGCAATACTTCCAAGAGTTTTACCGTGAACTCTTAATCCAAAAGGAAATCGCCCTTAGAACGCTGGAAGACGGGATTGCATTCACCCCACCGCCCGAAGTTCATACAGAAACGCAATCTGACAATATTGTCGAACAAGATCAAGCTGAACATGATGAGGCACAGGGCCAAGAAACTGTTGAAATTACAACAATTACGGATACAATTCAGCATAAATTTCGCAGTATGTTTGAGCGTTTCTCACTTGAGGCTCAAAACCAGGTTGGCGAATTTGCCGTGAGTCATTTTCAGGATGCTTTGTATGCCATGGTTGCCTTACTCGATGAAACGTTTCTATCTTTTAGCTGGGTCGGCAAAACACGCTGGGAAAATAACCTAATCGAAAAACAATTTTTCCACACCCAAATCGCGGGTGAACTTGTTTTTCGTAAGATCGATGATTTACTCGAAAACAATGATCCAATGCGTAATGATGTGGCTAATATCTATATGATGATCTTGTCCCTAGGATTCAAAGGACGATACCGTGATCTCGGTGAAGACCAACAGATTGATTGGTATCGTCATGAACTCTATAAGATGATCAACCGTCATGCGCCTCTTCTCTTTACAACAGGACGAGAATATTTAGTTCCTGAATGTTATGACCATATTATATCCATACCCGCCGGCAAAGGTATTCCTGATGTCCGCAACTGGGTAACTGCCTTTGCAGCAATCCTATTCGTGTTCATTACTGTATCATCATTTTTATGGTTTAAACTTGTACGCGACATGGATGATGCACTTGGACAAATTTTGACTCAAGCACAAAAGTTAGGCTTATCATGA